One Panicum virgatum strain AP13 chromosome 3N, P.virgatum_v5, whole genome shotgun sequence DNA segment encodes these proteins:
- the LOC120666294 gene encoding uncharacterized protein LOC120666294, whose amino-acid sequence MGSAGKIVRTALHAFFRHYHPASSAASLLALPFSAAALLSRSHPALLAPSHFLSRRLRRVLVAAGFPPASQLLFLLSHRLSQRACTFLAALPFSLSFLLLAKACAVHCCSTPPPLQRCRRKRPSDAVVQVVQASYPAMVQTQIVNCLALLLAIAGVFAALLAAFNASEALHLLVAPSGSGSVSDGGGGGRAVLALSAAGVIVYSVVLANASVVCNLATVVAAAEGRGGAHAMLKALLMLLHAGDAATAVAASLPASLAAAAIEALFQLRVMRPYTLTGKVTPGMLCEGLLVAYIHAMICVLDTVITSMVYQTCKASHSCHLLELELDGKEDLRV is encoded by the coding sequence ATGGGCAGCGCCGGCAAGATCGTGCGCACGGCGCTGCACGCCTTCTTCCGGCACTACCACCCGGCGTCCTCGGCGGCGTCGCTGCTGGCGTTGCcgttctccgccgccgcgctgctctcGCGCTCCCACCCGGCGCTGCTCGCGCCGTCGCACTTCCtctcgcgccgcctccgccgcgtcctcgtCGCCGCGGGGTTCCCGCCGGCGTCCCAGCTACTCTTCCTCCTTAGCCACCGCCTCTCCCAGCGCGCGTGCACGTTCCTCGCCGCTCTGCCGTTCTCGCTCTCGTTCCTGCTCCTCGCCAAGGCCTGCGCCGTGCATTgctgctcgacgccgccgccgctgcagcggtGCCGGCGCAAGCGGCCTTCGGACGCCGTCGTCCAGGTAGTGCAAGCGTCGTACCCTGCGATGGTGCAGACACAGATCGTGAACTGCCTCGCGCTGCTGCTCGCCATTGCGGGCGTCTtcgccgcgctgctcgccgcgtTCAACGCCTCCGAGGCGCTGCACCTGCTTGTCGCtccctccggctccggctccgtctccgacggcggcggcggcggcagggccgtGCTCGCGCTCTCGGCGGCCGGCGTGATCGTCTATTCGGTGGTGCTGGCCAACGCGTCAGTGGTGTGCAACCTAGCCACGGTCGTCGCGGCGGCCGAGGGCCGGGGCGGCGCCCACGCCATGCTCAAGGCGCTCTTGATGCTGCTCCATGCAggcgacgccgccaccgccgtcgccgcgtccCTGCCggccagcctcgccgccgccgccatcgaggCGCTGTTCCAGCTCAGGGTGATGCGGCCGTACACGCTCACCGGCAAGGTGACGCCGGGGATGCTCTGCGAGGGGCTCCTCGTCGCCTACATCCACGCCATGATCTGTGTCCTCGACACGGTCATCACCAGCATGGTCTACCAGACCTGCAAGGCCAGCCATTCTTGCCACCtcttggagctggagctggatggCAAGGAGGACTTGAGAGTctga
- the LOC120666292 gene encoding probable WRKY transcription factor 3 has translation MSARPPPRPHLALPPRSAAESLFTGAGDASPGPLTLASALFPSDADAGGGGPGGGASSGASGAGSFTQLLTGSLGQPPPPQQQRQRQHEAAERGRGGGVARAGPALSVATPASAASGASVFTVPPGLSPSGLLDSPGLLFSPAMGGFGMSHQQALAQVTAQASHSSLRMFDHIEQPSFSAAAASSGALQHMNSSANMTGMPDMAITTANNDNASLQSAEPSQRYQVNAPVDKPADDGYNWRKYGQKVVKGSDCPRSYYKCTHPNCPVKKKVEHAEDGQISEIIYKGKHNHQRPPNKRAKDGNSSAADQNDQSNDTTSGLSGAKRDQDAIYGMSEQVSGLSDGDDIDDGESRPHEADDADNESKRRNIQISSQRTLSEPKIIVQTTSEVDLLDDGYRWRKYGQKVVKGNPHPRSYYKCTFAGCNVRKHIERASSDPKAVITTYEGKHNHEPPVGRGGSQNAGMSQQKGQNSISSNQHYSNTNQMPIGILQFKSEQ, from the exons ATgtccgcgcgcccgccgccgcgcccgcatctggcgctgccgccgcgctcTGCGGCGGAGTCGCTCTTCAcgggcgccggcgacgccagcCCCGGCCCGCTCACGCTCGCCTCCGCGCTCTTCCCCTCCGACGccgacgcgggcggcggcggacccggcggcggcgcctcgtcCGGGGCGTCCGGAGCCGGGAGCTTCACGCAGCTGCTCACCGGCTCCCTCgggcagccgccgcctccgcaacagcagcggcagcggcagcatgaGGCCGCGGAGAgggggcgaggcggcggggtcgccagggccgggccggcgctgtcggtggcgacgccggcgtcggcggcctcGGGCGCCTCCGTCTTCACGGTGCCCCCCGGCCTCAGCCCCTCCGGCCTGCTCGActcccccggcctgctcttCTCGCCGGCCATG GGGGGGTTTGGAATGTCGCACCAGCAGGCTCTTGCTCAAGTTACAGCTCAAGCAAGCCATTCTTCACTCAGAATGTTTGACCACATTGAGCAACCATCTTTTTCAGCAGCTGCAGCATCGTCTGGAGCTCTACAACATATGAACTCTAGTGCCAATATGACTGGAATGCCAGATATGGCAATTACAACAGCAAACAATGACAATGCATCTTTGCAATCTGCTGAGCCATCTCAGAGGTATCAAGTCAATGCTCCTGTTGATAAGCCTGCTGATGATGGCTATAACTGGCGGAAATATGGTCAGAAGGTGGTGAAGGGCAGTGATTGCCCAAGGAGCTATTACAAATGTACTCATCCCAATTGCCCAGTCAAGAAAAAGGTAGAGCATGCAGAAGATGGTCAAATATCTGAGATCATATACAAAGGAAAACACAATCACCAACGTCCACCAAATAAGCGGGCAAAAGATGGCAACTCTTCAGCAGCTGATCAAAATGATCAATCTAATGATACCACATCTGGATTATCAGGCGCCAAGAGAGATCAGGATGCTATATATGGGATGTCTGAACAAGTATCTGGTTTAAGTGATGGAGATGATATAGATGATGGTGAATCAAGGCCACATGAAGCGGATGATGCTGACAATGAGAGCAAAAGAAG AAATATACAAATTTCTTCACAAAGAACCTTGTCGGAGCCTAAGATCATTGTGCAAACAACCAGTGAAGTTGATCTTTTGGATGATGGTTATAGATGGCGTAAGTATGGGCAGAAGGTAGTCAAAGGAAACCCTCATCCaag GAGTTACTACAAGTGCACATTTGCTGGATGCAATGTTAGGAAGCACATCGAAAGAGCATCGTCAGACCCTAAGGCTGTCATAACAACCTATGAAGGAAAGCACAACCATGAACCACCAGTTGGTAGGGGCGGCAGCCAGAATGCAGGAATGTCACAACAGAAAGGGCAGAACAGCATATCTAGTAATCAACACTACAGCAACACTAACCAGATGCCAATTGGGATTTTACAATTCAAGAGCGAACAATAG